A region from the Cyprinus carpio isolate SPL01 chromosome A8, ASM1834038v1, whole genome shotgun sequence genome encodes:
- the LOC109095001 gene encoding protein FAM110A-like, producing the protein MSTDTLQPSSRRIIRLAGTPATPSRNTESSCPDKASPGIRKPSAVERLEADKAKYVKSQQVVLKKQQPVICPSNNSPNGQGTQQPSRKIPARPTKSETPPLNLEHLCKLIDGVRDATVPVVPTQPNSNEKDATDPCKTTSPTPEEPSLGSTSASQGKAAVEASGASGCPTMTVRRVDVRPQLPQMRMAGRPQLKNRSPVQQTMPQVPMQLLRLLRPYIQPNQQPTDFKRPHNVTQTNVTRGPVKPPNCAAQTSPPLKSPTSPPLPLPIKPNTESLSCPSPTPLTPNSVDSLLAKNDFQSPPSPAITRISSTSSRKRPSLTRSKSDVSDCFSRAGAELERFFNYCGLDPSDLEELARPGSDIVSVSRLRSASAPASERSAEGEDEEEAAAAKDERPVYGVSVIERNARVIKWLYGMRQAKESPKVADM; encoded by the coding sequence atGTCAACTGACACTCTCCAGCCGTCTTCACGGAGAATAATAAGGCTGGCTGGAACTCCTGCCACTCCAAGTCGCAACACAGAGTCCAGTTGTCCAGACAAAGCATCTCCAGGGATACGCAAACCAAGTGCAGTGGAACGTTTAGAAGCAGACAAGGCCAAGTACGTCAAGAGCCAACAGGTGGTTTTGAAGAAGCAGCAGCCAGTTATTTGTCCCTCCAACAACAGCCCGAATGGACAAGGTACTCAACAGCCATCAAGGAAGATCCCTGCAAGACCCACAAAGTCTGAGACGCCGCCCCTTAACCTGGAACATCTTTGCAAACTGATTGATGGAGTCAGGGATGCCACCGTTCCAGTCGTTCCTACACAACCCAACAGCAATGAGAAAGATGCTACAGATCCATGCAAGACCACCTCTCCAACACCAGAAGAACCTTCTCTGGGGTCAACTTCTGCAAGTCAAGGGAAAGCTGCAGTAGAAGCCTCAGGGGCAAGTGGATGTCCTACCATGACAGTGCGGAGAGTCGACGTCAGACCCCAGTTACCTCAGATGAGGATGGCCGGTAGACCACAGCTAAAGAACCGCTCACCGGTGCAACAGACCATGCCGCAGGTCCCAATGCAACTTCTGCGCTTGCTTAGACCATACATACAGCCAAATCAGCAACCAACTGACTTCAAAAGGCCCCACAATGTCACACAAACAAATGTCACCAGAGGACCTGTTAAACCACCAAACTGTGCTGCACAAACCTCGCCTCCTTTGAAATCCCCAACTAGCCCACCTCTACCCCTCCCCATAAAACCAAACACAGAATCATTATCATGTCCCTCACCGACCCCACTTACTCCAAACTCCGTTGATTCGCTCCTAGCCAAAAATGACTTCCAGTCTCCGCCATCTCCAGCCATCACTCGCATCTCCTCAACAAGCTCCAGGAAGCGTCCTTCACTGACACGCTCAAAATCGGACGTCAGCGACTGCTTTTCACGAGCAGGAGCAGAGCTTGAGCGCTTCTTTAATTATTGTGGCCTTGACCCATCGGATTTAGAGGAGTTAGCAAGACCGGGTTCTGACATTGTGTCCGTTTCACGTCTACGTAGCGCCAGTGCCCCGGCATCCGAGCGTTCGGCTGAGGGTGAAGATGAggaagaagcagcagcagcaaaagATGAACGTCCTGTTTATGGTGTTTCCGTCATTGAGAGAAATGCTCGAGTGATCAAGTGGCTTTATGGAATGCGTCAGGCCAAAGAGAGTCCCAAAGTGGCCGATATGTAA